A part of Amphiprion ocellaris isolate individual 3 ecotype Okinawa chromosome 16, ASM2253959v1, whole genome shotgun sequence genomic DNA contains:
- the gpatch11 gene encoding G patch domain-containing protein 11, with amino-acid sequence MSDEEEDYMSDAFLSKIQDVKPGVNMVRRVKEAMKKEVQQKEKNIKNRQKTYKEQEKESRETALQSSISNDNKGFALLQKMGYKAGQGLGKEGAGRVDPIPLNIKKDRGGIGMEEVKKRKAEEELERYRQKVRAEQQNETKSLEDFRSRVRTEREERKIEGDLRRSQRTCEQLDSQKGITVPREDWYWPKANADDEEDGLKGEEEDEEKDEEEIMELTSFDKLQILTSYLRGVHFYCIWCGTTYNDEEDLCSNCPGDTAADHD; translated from the exons ATGTCTGACGAGGAGGAGGACTATATGTCTGACGCATTTCTTAGTAAAAT TCAAGATGTGAAACCAGGCGTCAACATGGTGAGGCGGGTAAAAGAAGCAATGAAAAAGGAGGTACAGCAAAAGGAAAAGAACATCAAGAACCGTCAGAAGACCTACAAGGAGCAGGAGAAGGAAAGCAGGGAAACGGCTTTGCAGAGCTCCATCAGCAATGACAACAAGGGATTTGCGCTTCTACAGAAAATGGGTTACAAAGCTGGTCAAGGCCTCGGCAAGGAGG GAGCCGGAAGGGTTGATCCAATTCCACTTAATATCAAAAAAG ACAGGGGGGGCATTGGAATGGAAGaggtgaagaaaagaaaagctgagGAGGAACTTGAACGTTATCGGCAAAAAGTGCGAGCCGAACAACAGAATGAGACTAAATCTCTGGAAGATTTTAG GTCAAGGGTAAGGACGGAGAGAGAGGAACGAAAGATTGAAGGCGACCTCAGGAGGAGTCAGCGAACTTGTGAGCAGCTTGACAGTCAGAAG ggCATAACTGTACCTCGAGAAGACTGGTACTGGCCTAAAGCAAATGCTGACGATGAGGAAGATGGTCTCAaaggggaagaggaggatgaggagaaagaCGAGGAGGAGATCATGGAACTAACT TCCTTTGATAAACTACAAATTTTGACGTCGTATTTGAGAGGAGTCCATTTTTACTGCATATGGTGTGGAACCACATATAATG atgAGGAGGACTTGTGCTCAAACTGTCCTGGGGATACAGCAGCAGACCATGATtaa